The following proteins are co-located in the Mesorhizobium australicum WSM2073 genome:
- a CDS encoding ABC transporter permease: MSRLRRFLRTPEAAAGAIILAALFAMALSASLLFPGDPQAIAGAALLPPFQDWSLPLGTDRLGRDVLAELFHGARTSLAVGLAAAAAALAFGAVIGTLAGFAGGLIDEVLMRVTDAFQTVPGFLLALAFVSVVGPSLGVVVVAIALGTWTGPARVARAEVLSIRERDYVASARVIGMHPLEIAFREVLPNALPPILAMSSVIVAAAILTEAALSFLGLGDPNRVTWGGMIAEGRAVLRTAPFLSIVPGIALVLTVLGVYLAGEGIVETTAVRRGLS; the protein is encoded by the coding sequence ATGAGCCGTCTGCGCCGCTTTCTGCGCACGCCCGAGGCGGCCGCCGGTGCCATCATCCTGGCGGCGCTTTTTGCCATGGCGCTGTCGGCCTCGCTGCTGTTTCCCGGCGACCCGCAAGCCATTGCTGGCGCGGCGTTGCTGCCGCCTTTCCAGGACTGGTCGCTGCCGCTCGGCACCGACCGGCTCGGCCGGGACGTGTTGGCCGAGCTGTTTCATGGCGCCCGTACCTCGCTGGCCGTCGGTCTGGCCGCGGCGGCCGCGGCACTCGCTTTCGGCGCGGTGATCGGCACGCTGGCCGGCTTCGCCGGCGGCCTGATCGACGAGGTGCTGATGCGCGTCACCGATGCTTTCCAGACCGTGCCGGGCTTCCTGCTGGCACTGGCCTTCGTCAGCGTGGTTGGGCCCTCGCTCGGCGTCGTCGTCGTCGCAATAGCGCTCGGCACCTGGACGGGGCCGGCGCGGGTCGCCCGCGCGGAAGTCCTCTCCATTCGCGAACGCGACTATGTCGCCAGTGCCCGTGTCATTGGCATGCATCCCCTGGAAATCGCCTTTCGCGAGGTGCTGCCCAATGCCTTGCCGCCGATCTTGGCGATGTCGTCGGTGATCGTCGCCGCCGCGATCCTCACCGAAGCAGCCCTGTCTTTCCTTGGTCTTGGCGACCCCAACCGGGTCACCTGGGGTGGCATGATCGCGGAAGGTCGCGCTGTCTTGCGCACCGCGCCGTTCCTCTCGATCGTCCCGGGCATTGCGCTGGTGCTGACGGTGCTCGGCGTCTATCTCGCCGGCGAAGGCATCGTCGAGACGACGGCCGTGCGAAGGGGCCTGTCGTGA
- a CDS encoding ABC transporter ATP-binding protein: protein MTVLASIRDLTVTYRRDGSEVAALKNIILDIQPGERLAIIGESGSGKSTLALAIAGLLPASARIEGSIDWFMRSPPTLGAKAPPSGRIEGGGKDRLSLNRHNQASLGGRDIGFVFQDPSASLDPVMAVGKQIAEVARTHLGLTWAQAYAKAKTLLERVRLPDPDSALHAFPHQLSGGQKQRVAIAAAIAAGPKLLIADEATSALDTIVQAEIVALIRRLVAEDGMTLLFISHDIALAAELAERIAVFRHGELVEFGKTEQIVEAPTQAYTRALLDAHIDLDAEPLLHRSRLNA from the coding sequence GTGACGGTACTGGCGTCGATCCGAGATCTGACGGTGACCTACCGCCGTGATGGCAGCGAGGTCGCCGCGCTGAAGAATATTATTCTCGATATCCAGCCAGGCGAACGGCTGGCCATCATCGGTGAAAGCGGTTCGGGCAAGAGCACGCTGGCGCTGGCGATCGCGGGATTGTTGCCGGCGAGCGCCAGGATTGAGGGGAGTATCGACTGGTTCATGCGATCACCGCCAACGTTGGGGGCCAAGGCACCCCCCTCCGGCAGGATAGAGGGGGGTGGGAAGGATCGCCTATCTCTCAACCGTCACAATCAAGCCTCCCTTGGCGGCCGCGACATCGGCTTCGTCTTCCAGGATCCGTCCGCCAGCCTCGATCCGGTAATGGCAGTCGGCAAACAAATCGCCGAAGTCGCGCGCACGCATCTCGGCCTCACATGGGCCCAGGCATATGCCAAAGCCAAAACCCTTCTCGAACGCGTCCGCTTGCCCGACCCCGACTCCGCCCTGCACGCCTTCCCGCATCAGCTTTCCGGCGGCCAGAAGCAGCGCGTGGCGATTGCCGCCGCGATTGCCGCCGGGCCGAAACTGCTGATCGCCGACGAGGCGACCAGTGCGCTCGACACCATCGTGCAGGCCGAGATCGTCGCTTTGATTCGACGGCTTGTGGCCGAGGACGGCATGACGCTGCTGTTCATCAGCCATGACATTGCGCTCGCCGCGGAGCTTGCCGAACGCATCGCCGTGTTCCGCCACGGCGAGTTGGTGGAGTTTGGCAAGACCGAGCAGATTGTCGAAGCCCCGACGCAAGCCTATACCCGCGCGCTGCTCGACGCCCATATCGACCTCGACGCCGAGCCGCTGCTGCACCGAAGCAGGCTGAATGCATGA